The Mesorhizobium sp. M3A.F.Ca.ET.080.04.2.1 genome contains the following window.
GCTGCTGCAGTTCAACAGCTTCGCCATCCCGCTCGGCATCGCCTCGCTCGCCATCGTCGCCGTCTATCCATTCATGAAGCGCATCACCAACTGGCCGCAATTCGTGCTCGGGCTGGCCTTCTCGTGGGGCGCGCTGATGGGCTGGGCGGTCGAGTTCGGCGATCTCGATGGCCCCGCCATCATGCTCTATATCGGGTCGATCCTGTGGGTGATCGGCTACGACACGATCTACGCGCATCAGGACAAGGAGGACGACGCCATCGTCGGCGTGCGCTCGACGGCCCGCCTGTTCGGCGACAACACCAAGACCTGGCTGGTCGCGCTCTATGGCGGCGCGCTCGCCTGCTTCGCCATTGCCTTCGCTTCGGCGCAGGTGCCGATGCCGGCACTGGCCGGGCTGATCGCCGCCGGCGCGCATATGGCGCGCCAGATCATCCGGCTCGACATCAACAATCCGGATCAGTGCCTCAGGCTGTTCAAGTCGAACAACCAGGTCGGCTGGCTGATCTTTCTGGGCCTGATCGGCGGGGCGCTGTGGGTGGCGCTGAAGCCGCTGGTGTAGCGGGACTTTCCTTCTCCCTTTGTGGGAGAAGGTGGATCGGCGCGCAGCGCGGAGACGATTGAGAGGTGTTGGACGGATCGCCGTCCTTGCCAAGCTGATCACCTCTCATCCGTCGCTTTCGGCGACACCTTCTCCCACAAACAAGGGGAGAAAGAGGAATCGCACTACTGGCGCGCGATGATCTCCTGGCCATCGACGACAAGCCTCAGGCCGAGACTGCCGGCCTTGCGGCGGGCCAGGAAACGCGGGCGGCGCGTGGTGGAGATGCGGCCCTTGCGGCGTTCCTGCGGGGGCAGCGTCTTGATGGCGGCGCCAAGCGATTCTTCCAGTGTGCGGGCAATGCCGTCGGCCTCGATCAGGAGCATCGGCAGACGATAGGCCTCGGCCCAGGCGCGCCAGTCGGCGGCGACGTCATCGAGATCGTCGGC
Protein-coding sequences here:
- the ubiA gene encoding 4-hydroxybenzoate octaprenyltransferase, whose product is METIQSKASQGRVADAPSGHWVYRALPRRLWPYAQLARWDRPIGWQLLLWPCWWSAALAASAYPRPSDPLLTLLPAPWYLLLFLVGAIAMRGAGCTYNDLADEDIDNQVERTRSRPLPAGKVTRRQAWIFLVVQALVGLVVLLQFNSFAIPLGIASLAIVAVYPFMKRITNWPQFVLGLAFSWGALMGWAVEFGDLDGPAIMLYIGSILWVIGYDTIYAHQDKEDDAIVGVRSTARLFGDNTKTWLVALYGGALACFAIAFASAQVPMPALAGLIAAGAHMARQIIRLDINNPDQCLRLFKSNNQVGWLIFLGLIGGALWVALKPLV